In the Salvia miltiorrhiza cultivar Shanhuang (shh) chromosome 8, IMPLAD_Smil_shh, whole genome shotgun sequence genome, AAGAGAAGTTGTGGAGTCACTGAGGAAACCTATATGCTCAAGATTCCATCTTTGATCTGAAGAAAAATTAAGGGGTTGAGAAAGggtgtttcttttttttaaaatattgtgTTTCAAGAATGGTTTATATGTGTGGAAGGTGTGTTTGCTTTCTCCTACAGCCAGTTATGTGAATATCTGAATTTGTAGATTTTCTTAAATTCAgaaattattttgataattaCAATATGTTTTTAGTTATGCTAAGTTCTCATTTATATATCATCTCCCTCGAGCAAATCAAGATAGAAAGTGTTAGCATTATTCATTCATTTACAGTCCTAGTGGAATTATTACAGAAAAAGACAAGCACCCAAAACAAACAAATGTAATACAATGATTACAAACCAAGCAGCCTAATTACAAACCTTAATCTATGTTCCCAACACTCATTAAAGGGACTTAACATAACCtgaattataataatataaaatctAAGAAAAATGGGATTCTCCCATTCTTTCTTTTTTGACCAAAACCTAGTCCAAGATACCCCTTTTTCTTTCCCACAAAAGATCACATGGTTTTCTAAGCTTTCACTTTACTTTTTACCATTACTAAATAAATGACCCCAATGAGAAAAACTTTAGCTTCATTTTATACACTGGACATAGGCAAAGACATCAAATAAAAACTACAATTGCCAGCCAAACTTCATGATTTTAGGCCATAATCATAGGATTGCAAAACCATCAGGGTCTGCTCTTATCTGCAGTAATTGCAAGCAACCTTGCAACACCTTGAGTCCATATATCATGATCCCTTTGATTCCGGCACTCGAACTCGACAACACCACGCGCCACCGTCTTCAACGAGAAGTATCTCCGGTCCTCACCGCCATCGAGCAGGTGGCGCCCGGGCCACGCCGGCACGTCCTTCATCACCTCCAACACTACATCTgagaattttaagaaaaaagaaaaagatggcaactttctttatctttttttctCAAAACAATTTGCACACTACTTTCTCAAATCCCCAAAATGGAAGCAAGCCCACCACCTCCAATTCTgtacaaaaagaaaagaaaagagaaaagcaGAAAATTAAAGGcttactctttttcttttttgtgacTGTCCCAGCAACATGTCTACTCTTCATTTTGAGTATCACCTGTCAAAATGTGAATCAAAAACTGTGTGTTTCAGATCACAGAAAGCCAAAAGCAGATCAACATTTTATATGTTTTTCAGTAGCTTTAGCTTTTCCCCCACTTGATTGAAGTTTCTTTGCTGAAGATTAGACGTAAAGTCGAGCATAATATCATAGGCAAAGAGTTTGATTGTTCAATCATGGTGAAGAAAAGGCTCACCTGACCCATTCTGTTGATGTACACAGACACAATCTTCCAATGAAGATCACCTGCGTTTTCACCATACAGAATTCAACACTAAAATTGCATATGATCATCAAGAAAAAACGCGTAAATAGCATCATCAATCTGTCAAACTAAAAGAGGCACTAACAGAAACATTTCTTGCAATAGGATTGAGATGAGGAGAGCCAAGAATTTACCCTTTCGCGTTCGTTTCAAGAGCTCGCCGCCTCTAGCAAGCAACTCCTTACTGCAAATGCCAAGAAAATTCTCTTCCACTACAAGCTCACCACTGTGGCTTCCACTCAAACTCCCATTTCTTCCACTGCTGCCACCACTAGGTACTCCCATAACCTTATCCACGGGGATCACGGATGCGATGTTCCAAACTTCCTTCAACACCCTCGCCTTCAATGTTGCAGCGCCACGCAGTGCTAGAAAAAGGCAGCAgaaattttcataaataaaaaaaaaacctcaaaTAACAATAACATGAATGAATGGATCTGCTTAATCTGGATTGAAGAATTGGCAAGATTTGTACCAGTAGCTGCAGCAGCTGTCAAGGTCATAATGTCGCCAGGCGACTGGACATTGACAGCGGAGCTGACCACTGAGGCCAAGTGCTCGCGCTCGGCCCCCATAGCCTCAGCCGCCTCAACACACTGTGCAGCCACTAGTGTTGCAGCGGAGGCCACCGCCATGTCAGTCTTGGTCATCTGCTCATCCTTTCTAGCTCCAGACGACACGGCTGTGGCTGCCGCGATGGCAGCAATTGCAGCTGCTACACCAGCAACAGAAATGGCAGCATGAAGCTGTGCATTCTGTGCCCTCACctcctctttcttcttctccttcctaTCCTTCAACCACCTCCCCACCGTCTTCCTTCCGCCTGCAGAGGTTCCAACGACGAAGCTGCTCTTGATCTGGTTGCTACTGCTAACATGATCATTGATCAACTGCATAAACACCAATGTCAACATCCAATTCACCAAACACTACACCTCATTTTGATGTGGAATTAAAGCTAAAAACTTGATTCCATTATGAGATTAGCTCAAAAAGAGCCCACAAATAAACTGGACCAGTTGTCATTATGTAGTGTGAAGGTTTGTTTGTTAAGGAATCAACATGAACCACAACTCAAGATGGTCTACTGCCCCACATCATAAATTCCTTTCTTTCCATTATTGCCAGACAATCAAAGCTGTAACATTTATCACAcaatcaaacaaaatattttcttagGAAATAAAAGgattaagaaataaatatttcagCAACCCCAAAAAATTCTTCAATCATTAAAGCTAATGCAAGAAACTAATATAGGTGGTCTCAGTCTGGTTCTCTGTTAACAGTTTCAGCATGTTGTTGGTTGAAGAGAAAGCTGAtacatgctctctctctctctctctctctgcagaaCTTGTGCTTTGTGCGACCAAATTAATCAGAAGACAGACAGACAAATAAAAGTTTCGTACTCCAAAACCATGAATGGGGTCAGTAAATAAATGCAAATGCAAGACAACAAACAGCAAACAAAGAAACAAATAGAATAAtgcaagaaaaataaagaaaaagaaatcaaaCCTTGAGATCATCCATTTCAGATGGGGAGACTGGTGGGCTATCAGAGATGGAACCACCGTTGAGAGGCCCACTGCTGTGGGATAGCCTTCCCGAAGTACGTGGTGATACATCCTGCTGCAAACGTAGTACCCATATCAATAGATCAACTCCAGCAAAAATCACAAAACGAAGAGGTTTCTTGATTCTTCAATACAATAAATAGCGCAAGCTAAGAATTCAACCATAACCCAAAGACCAAGAAATGCTCTGTTTAACATATCCACGTAGAAGAAGACGATGAATTTTACATAGATCATAATACTATTAATCATCCTTGCCAGAACTGGTGCAAAGAAACACATTTTGACACACACAAAAAAGTGCCACAAAAATCCAAGAATACAATTTAGTTTAACTAGTCAAAAAAAGCATTGTCACGCTCCCACAAACCAGAGAGGATATGGACAAAAAGAAAGAAGTTGTTTTTGTTTAGTCCAAGCCAATTAGTTTTTGTTTACGCACACATACAAAATATTCGATAGTTTTACAACACTTACATACAAAAATTCGATCTTTACTTACAGACTGAGACATAATGCGCTCCATAACAAGCTGAGAGGTCTGGGAAGAAGCAAAGGCGAAAGGGTTTCCGACGACAGCGGCGGCGGACTCCATCTCGGCCGAGATATCTTCGAGTATGATATCGGCGCCAATTTCAGGAATGTTGTTGGGGGGCGGCAGCGGAGCTAGAGCTTTGGAGATTTGAAAAGCTGAGGCGCTCCAGGAGCGCGAGAGGAATTCCATTGGCTCTCTTGGAGTTTCAGGTGGTTTATACATGTGGTGAAGCTGGGCGCCATCCATGGCGGAAGATGGTGGCGctattttgatttaaataaaatggacGACCAGTTGTTCAATGGGATCATGGGATGTGGATAAATGAGGTCACTCACTTCTTTATAGAGATGTTGGAGAGAGAAAGGAACAGTTAATCGGGTATGtgtcaatctctctctctatctctctctctctctctttagaGAGAGACTGGTGAGAGAGTGTTGTCTGCTACGGCTTACAGTTGCAGAGACGAAAAGCTCGCAGAGATTATTTTATGAGAAAGTAGAGACAAAATTTAAAGTGataatttcttttttcaaaCTTAGTATATGTCCTAACAAAAGACAAATcacatttaattataaatttttaaattctaattaagatttattatttttaattgagatTTATTAGTCTAATTATAACTATGGTATTCTTCGTCGATGCGGGATGATATTCGTTCTCGAGTTGAATAGGATTCTCAATTCTCCTAACCTTtaactcaaaaaaaattaatgtattgacatattattattattattattattatttataaattaacaatattaatattaaataaagaaatttatagGCCGCGTCACATGGAACTCGAACCCCAGACCTTTGACCTAAGACATTAACCTCCACCGTTTGGCCAACACATACacacttattattattattattattattattattattattattattattattattattattattatacgtcATGTACAATCTTTTCAATGCATATTtacaatatttaatatatatatatatatatatatatatatatatatatttctttgaGAGGGAAACGAAATCATTCTACTAAATCTATGCGAACGATGTCAAGAAGCCAAAGCGGAAAGCCCGACTTCCAAATCGAAACAACACCAGACTCAACACCAAAATTAGTCAAAGCATGAGTTGCTTTATTGACACTTCTACGAGCATGACAAAACTAAAAAACCACAGCATTCCTAGCATGTTGGAAGGCTTCCAAAGATCATCGCTCAAAGACTCCGTTCCTTTACAAGTATCATGAATCACGTGCATTGCATGTAGAGAGTTCATGAACATTGACACCGGTCCAATATCTTCTTCAAAACATAACCCGATAGCAACAAGCAAGCCATGCAATTCGCCCATGAGAATAGTTTTCGGACGTCCAAACGACTAACACCCAGCAGCCAAAATAGAACCAGCATGGTCACGGGCAATAAACCCCACAACAGCATAAATATTATCCTCATGTACGGAGATATCGACGTCGACTTGCACCAGGCTTGGTCTCGACTTAAACCAACGTGCACTCCCCTCCTTAGGTAGCAGTCGTTGGTTTATATAGAGTCTTTTCTTTGCCTCTTGGAAGTTTGACAGCAAGGCCTCGTTAGCAGTAAAATCTGGGAACCCTCATGCTTGAGATCACACAGGAAACGTCAAGTAGCCCATAACATCATAATCCATTTCTCCAGCCCTTGAACACCCTCCTTATCATTAATCACTCTATAGATATCCATCAACGATAGCTGTCGGAAAGTCTTCAAAATGTACCAAAACCCCGAACTTTTCCAAGAACAGGCCACAAACTCGCACCACAGCAGACAATGCTCAGTCGTACCCCAATCCTTCTTAGACCATGAACAAAAACCTAACGTAGGAATATGGTGACGAGCAAGATTAATATCGGTTGCAATAAAATCGTTGAGCGTCCGCCATACAAATTGTTTAACTTTCGGCGGAATATTGAGAGCCCAAACAAACTTCCACCATTTAGACCCACATGTggatagggatggcaatcgggtacaacggatacggatagtgactatccatactcatacccacgaactaaatggatagtgattttaaccacgaaactatccatggatatcaaatggtatccaaacccgccacccgcggatacccgctacccgtcgagTATCCGCGAACCCGCTATCTggcgggtatccgtcacccgctatccgccggatacccgcgaaatagaatttaaatataaatttaatacaaaaaagaaatcaacacaaatatcatagttcaaatatattttaaatctaaaatGTGTTGGCTCATATCTAATATGTAAATCTAAAGtccatattttaaatatattttgtgggtatTTCATGGATATAtgacgggtaattggcgggtatttttcgcgggtaatcgagtttcgcgggtatggatagtaggTATCTaaactcatacccacgaactaaatggatagtgaattgcaaccacgaaactatcaatggatatcaaatgcctcTCAAACCCACCCAAATAGgctcgggttttcgcggatatccgttacccacgggtagattgccatccctacatGTGGACGCCATAGAGTTGTGTGGTTTATAAAAACCAGTAGAGCATAAGTAACCAGACTTGACAGTGTACATACCTTTCTCATCAAAGCTCCAAAAAGGTATATCATTTGTAGCTGTCACTGGAAGCTTGATTGAAAGTATACGTTGAGCCACCAcaggaaagaaagaagaagaaatcttCCCAGAATCCCACTCCATATCAGAAGTAAGAAAGTCAGCCACCATACTGCTATCAGGTAAGTTCATGGAGTAGCGATTTCCTCCCTCATCCAAACCAGGAATCCATCTGTCACTAACTTTAATACGAGCACCATCCCCAACTTTCCACCGAATACCCTCCTTAAGGAGATCTCTACCCCAACAAATGGACCTCCAAATATACGAACAGTTGGAAATGTCAAAGTATCTTCAATTCTTGAAGTATCATTTAAATCtagaatttctttattttcatctccaacaatcagcTCTATATTTCACGCTACAATAGaatattctatttttataatttcaattattaaattattttgtcaatctatcatatatatttataaataattatatttatgctcaatcttatttaattatagttattttgtCAATCTAATTGatctattataattttattgtatttttatgttgttacaataaatcataaaatagaggaaagaaatagaaaagaaaaaaaaaagtgaagtaGCGGGTGAACAATGCTTGCTACATCTGCCGAGTACTGTTCACACCGCTCCAAATATTAGTGATAGCGGAGGCACCATTGAATAAGAGATTCACTATGTAGA is a window encoding:
- the LOC131001125 gene encoding VAN3-binding protein-like isoform X2, with the translated sequence MDGAQLHHMYKPPETPREPMEFLSRSWSASAFQISKALAPLPPPNNIPEIGADIILEDISAEMESAAAVVGNPFAFASSQTSQLVMERIMSQSDVSPRTSGRLSHSSGPLNGGSISDSPPVSPSEMDDLKLINDHVSSSNQIKSSFVVGTSAGGRKTVGRWLKDRKEKKKEEVRAQNAQLHAAISVAGVAAAIAAIAAATAVSSGARKDEQMTKTDMAVASAATLVAAQCVEAAEAMGAEREHLASVVSSAVNVQSPGDIMTLTAAAATALRGAATLKARVLKEVWNIASVIPVDKVMGVPSGGSSGRNGSLSGSHSGELVVEENFLGICSKELLARGGELLKRTRKGDLHWKIVSVYINRMGQVILKMKSRHVAGTVTKKKKNVVLEVMKDVPAWPGRHLLDGGEDRRYFSLKTVARGVVEFECRNQRDHDIWTQGVARLLAITADKSRP
- the LOC131001125 gene encoding VAN3-binding protein-like isoform X1; translated protein: MDGAQLHHMYKPPETPREPMEFLSRSWSASAFQISKALAPLPPPNNIPEIGADIILEDISAEMESAAAVVGNPFAFASSQTSQLVMERIMSQSQDVSPRTSGRLSHSSGPLNGGSISDSPPVSPSEMDDLKLINDHVSSSNQIKSSFVVGTSAGGRKTVGRWLKDRKEKKKEEVRAQNAQLHAAISVAGVAAAIAAIAAATAVSSGARKDEQMTKTDMAVASAATLVAAQCVEAAEAMGAEREHLASVVSSAVNVQSPGDIMTLTAAAATALRGAATLKARVLKEVWNIASVIPVDKVMGVPSGGSSGRNGSLSGSHSGELVVEENFLGICSKELLARGGELLKRTRKGDLHWKIVSVYINRMGQVILKMKSRHVAGTVTKKKKNVVLEVMKDVPAWPGRHLLDGGEDRRYFSLKTVARGVVEFECRNQRDHDIWTQGVARLLAITADKSRP